One genomic region from Haloprofundus salinisoli encodes:
- a CDS encoding flagellar protein G, whose protein sequence is MSSSGITQLVLFIAALTVAAGVATTLTTNVNDISNSLDSRGETIVEGIDTDVEIISDPGSPDSIYDDTEGAETVTLLVKNTGERTLATDRGIDVLIDGQYVPVSSIEIVSDASAWRPGQTVSITVSETLTPGEHRAVVRVNGDSAELLFHI, encoded by the coding sequence ATGTCCAGCAGCGGTATTACCCAACTCGTGCTGTTCATCGCGGCGCTGACCGTCGCCGCGGGCGTCGCAACCACGCTGACGACGAACGTCAACGACATCAGCAACTCGCTCGACAGTCGCGGCGAGACCATCGTCGAGGGAATCGACACCGACGTCGAGATCATCAGCGACCCGGGAAGTCCCGACTCGATCTACGACGACACAGAGGGCGCTGAGACGGTCACGCTCCTCGTCAAGAACACCGGCGAGCGGACGCTTGCGACGGACAGAGGCATCGACGTGCTCATCGACGGACAGTACGTCCCTGTCTCGAGTATCGAGATTGTCAGCGATGCGTCTGCGTGGCGTCCCGGCCAAACTGTGAGCATTACCGTCTCGGAGACCCTCACGCCCGGCGAACACCGCGCGGTCGTCCGCGTCAACGGCGACTCCGCGGAGTTGCTGTTCCACATCTGA
- a CDS encoding ATPase domain-containing protein gives MNGYYSLGLTDRDRIDASFGGGLPRGSLVLIEGGHGAGKSALTQRFCYGFCETGHSVTYVSTELEAAGFVSQMRSLSYSVVSHMLSEQMLFLHADVDTRDRIDGEAAGLDGREMLTRLMHAETMWRSDVVIVDGFDSILLHDPRFEAISDENDEDDLMQNLITFFRQIVTDGTTVVFTVNPESLSPNTLRPLRTVSDVYLDIETKSVGSEIRRNVLVRKFGGMGEQVDDNIGFTVQSGRGISIVSRTVA, from the coding sequence ATGAACGGATACTACTCACTCGGACTGACGGACCGCGACCGAATCGACGCCTCCTTCGGCGGCGGACTGCCGCGGGGCAGTCTCGTCCTCATCGAGGGCGGCCACGGCGCGGGCAAGAGCGCGCTCACCCAGCGCTTCTGTTACGGCTTCTGCGAAACCGGCCACTCGGTGACGTACGTGTCGACGGAGCTCGAAGCGGCCGGCTTCGTCTCGCAGATGCGCTCGCTGTCGTACAGCGTCGTCAGCCACATGCTCTCCGAGCAGATGTTGTTCCTGCACGCGGACGTGGACACGCGCGACCGAATCGACGGGGAGGCGGCCGGTCTCGACGGCCGCGAGATGTTGACGCGACTGATGCACGCGGAGACGATGTGGCGAAGCGACGTCGTCATCGTCGACGGCTTCGACTCCATCTTGCTACACGACCCGCGCTTCGAGGCCATCAGCGACGAGAACGACGAGGACGACCTGATGCAGAACCTCATCACGTTCTTCCGGCAGATCGTCACCGACGGAACGACCGTCGTCTTCACCGTCAACCCCGAGTCGCTCAGTCCGAACACGCTCCGCCCGCTGCGGACGGTGTCGGACGTCTACCTCGACATCGAGACCAAGAGCGTCGGCAGCGAGATTCGCCGCAACGTGCTCGTCCGGAAGTTCGGCGGCATGGGCGAGCAGGTCGACGACAACATCGGCTTCACCGTGCAGTCGGGCCGCGGCATCAGCATCGTGAGTCGGACGGTGGCCTAG